From a single Candidatus Omnitrophota bacterium genomic region:
- the lptB gene encoding LPS export ABC transporter ATP-binding protein: MRLLEVSGLTKSYGPKTVVREVSLSVKRGEIVGLLGPNGAGKTTTFYMVVGIIAPDKGHILFDNREITSFAIHTRAKFGIGYLSQDPSVFRKLSVEDNIMAVLETLPLLRAERRRRLEDLLKELNIAHLRKSKAYTLSGGEMRRLEITRALVTNPSFLLLDEPFSGIDPIVVGEAKEIISELKNKGIGILITDHNVRETLSITDRAYLISEGKILISGSSDDLINHDETRKVYLGKDFRM, translated from the coding sequence ATGAGGTTACTTGAGGTTAGCGGTTTAACAAAGTCTTACGGACCTAAGACCGTAGTGCGCGAAGTTTCGCTTTCAGTTAAGAGAGGCGAGATCGTTGGCTTGCTCGGACCAAACGGAGCTGGAAAGACTACGACTTTTTATATGGTTGTTGGGATAATCGCTCCGGATAAAGGGCATATTCTATTTGATAATCGTGAGATAACTTCATTTGCTATCCATACTCGGGCAAAATTCGGGATCGGTTATCTTTCACAAGATCCTTCGGTATTTCGTAAGCTCAGCGTAGAAGATAATATTATGGCGGTTTTAGAAACCTTACCACTTTTAAGGGCAGAGCGTCGCAGGCGGCTAGAAGATTTATTGAAAGAATTAAACATAGCCCATTTACGTAAAAGTAAGGCTTATACTTTGAGTGGTGGCGAGATGCGGCGGCTTGAGATTACTAGGGCTTTAGTAACTAATCCTTCATTTCTTCTTTTGGATGAACCTTTTTCGGGCATTGATCCGATTGTTGTTGGCGAAGCCAAAGAGATAATTTCTGAGCTTAAAAATAAAGGTATTGGTATTCTTATTACTGATCATAATGTGAGAGAGACTCTTTCTATTACTGATCGGGCATACTTAATTTCCGAAGGGAAGATTCTAATTTCCGGTAGTTCCGATGATCTAATCAATCACGATGAGACTCGCAAAGTTTATTTAGGTAAAGATTTTCGCATGTAA
- the clpP gene encoding ATP-dependent Clp endopeptidase proteolytic subunit ClpP: MYVPMVIEQTGRVERAYDIYSRLLKDRIIFIGTPIDDNIANVVIAQMLFLQMEDVNKDIGIYINTPGGVITAGMAIYDTMQFVKCDVATYCVGQAASMGALLLCAGAKGKRYTLPNSRIMIHQPWGGVQGTAEDISRQTDEILRLRSKVNEILSFHTGKSLDKIKQDTDRDYFMSADESKKYGIVDEVINPTKQSKKK; encoded by the coding sequence ATGTATGTTCCAATGGTGATTGAACAGACAGGAAGAGTCGAGCGTGCGTATGACATATATTCTCGCCTCCTCAAAGACAGGATTATTTTTATCGGTACGCCAATCGATGACAACATAGCCAATGTCGTGATTGCTCAAATGTTATTTTTACAGATGGAAGATGTCAATAAGGATATCGGAATATATATTAATACTCCGGGAGGGGTTATTACTGCTGGCATGGCCATTTACGATACAATGCAGTTTGTTAAATGCGATGTTGCGACTTATTGTGTAGGCCAAGCAGCTTCGATGGGGGCTTTGCTCCTTTGTGCTGGAGCAAAGGGTAAACGTTACACTTTGCCTAATTCACGGATTATGATTCATCAGCCTTGGGGTGGAGTTCAGGGAACGGCTGAGGATATTTCAAGACAAACCGATGAGATTTTACGTCTTCGGTCAAAAGTTAATGAAATATTATCGTTTCATACTGGAAAATCATTAGACAAGATTAAGCAAGATACTGATCGGGATTATTTCATGAGCGCAGATGAATCAAAAAAATATGGCATCGTAGATGAAGTAATAAATCCGACAAAACAATCTAAGAAAAAATAA